CCCGCGAACTCGTCGATCAGCCGGTCGGCGACCTCCTCGCAGTGCTGCTTCAGCTCGTACTGGTCCACCCCGGCCAGCGCGTCGGTGACCGCCGCCTTGCGGCGCTGGTGCTCGGCGCCCTCGGCGTACAGGATCGACGGGACGGGGGCCATCATCGGCTTGAGCGGCCAGTCCGCCGGGATGTTCGGCCACTGGTTCCACCGGGTCGAGTCCCGGCCGAACAGCTTGGTCTGACCGGTCATCAGCTGGAGCTCGCGGTAGCCGATCACCAGCCAGGCCGGCACTCCGCCAGCCAGTTCGACCGGCGCCACCGGGCCGTGGGTGCGGCGCAGCTCCTGGTAGAGCTGGCCAGGATCGGTCTGGAACCGGGGCCCGTACAGCGGAGTGGCACCGGCGTGCGCCGGGCAGCCCGGCGGCGGGGTCATCGCGGGCTCGGTCACGGGGTCTCCTCAAGCTCTCTGACGGCCAACTGCTGGATGTGGCGGACCAGTCCGATCAGCACCTGCTTGCCGGAGTCCCGGTCCCGGGCGTCGCAGTCGATCAGCGGCACGTGCTCGGGCAGGTCCAGCGCGGCGCGCACCTCGGCCAGGCTGTGCTCGGGCTCGCCGAAGTTGTTCCTGGCCACGACGAACGGCGTGCCGTGGTGCTCCAGCCGGTCGATCGCGTACCAGGACTCGGCCAGCCGCCGGGTGTCCACCAGCACCACCGCGCCGAGCGCCCCGGCGAACAGCCGTTCCCAGAGGAACCAGAACCGCTCCTGCCCGGGCGCGCCGAACAGGTAGAGGACGTGCCGGTCGTCCAGGGTGATCCGGCCGAAGTCGAAGGCCACCGTGGTGGAGCGCTTCCCGGCGACGCCGGTCAGGTCGTCGACGCCCTCGCCCGCCTTGGTCATGGTCTCCTCGGTGTTGAGCGGACGGATCTCGCTCACCGAACCGACCAGGGTGGTCTTGCCGACCCCGAAGCCGCCCACCACCACGATCTTCAGCCCGTCCGAGGCGGTGCTGCGCAGCGGGGCGGCCGACCGCGCCAGCAGGGCGGTGTCAGAGCCGTTGGAGTCCATTCAGCACCTGCTTCAACGTGTCGAGGTCGGGCAGCCGGGCCTTGCTGGGCGCGAACCGCGGGTGCCGGGCGGTGATCCGGCCGGCCTCCAGCAGATCGCCCAGCAGGATCTTCACCACGCTGACCGGCAGGGCCAGTTCGGCCGCCAGCTCGACCACGGCGGTGGGGTCGGCGCAGATCTCCAGGATCCGGACGTGCTCGGACTGCATGCCGGGCGTCGGTTCCCGCTCGGCGACGATCAGGGTCACCAGGTCGAAGGCCTGCTCCGGCGGGCGGCTGCGGCCCTTGGTGACGGTGTAGAGCCGGTCCGGCGAATCGTCGGGCCCCGGCAAACCCCGGCCGGTGCTCATGCCGACTCGCGCGCCGGAGCGGTCAGGTACGTGCCGATCTGCTCGACCAGCCCGTACATGTTGTGGCCCACCACACCGACGTCGGCGCTCTCGTCGGTGACCACCGCGAGGTGCGCGCCCTCGCCCGCGGCGACGATGCACAGGATGCCGCCGTGGAACTCGGTCATCGACTGCCTGACCCCGCCGGTGCGGTCGCCGAACTCGATCGAGGCGCCGTGCGCCAGGCTCTGCATCCCGGAGGCGATCGCGGCCAGCTGGTCGGCCTGATCGGTGCTCAGATCGGCGGTGTGGCAGAGCTTGAGGCCGTCGGCCGACAGCACCAGGGCGTGCCGGGCGCCGGGGGTGGCGGCCAGCAGGTTCTCCAACAGCCAGTCGAGATCGCGGTCGGTGCTGCTCATCGGGAGTCGTCCTTCTGGGAAGCGTCGTCGGGGGTGGCGCCGGGCCCGGCCTGGAGCGCGCGGCGGAACGCGCCGAACCGGGCGGCGGCCACCGCCGCGTCGGTCCGGACGGGCTGCGCGGCGGGCGTGGCCTCGGGAGCGGTGCTCAGGGCCGTGCTCAGGGTCTGGCCGCGGCGGCGCTGCGGCAGGCCGTTCTCGGTGCTCTCGGTGATCTCGACCGCCGGCTGGGACACCGGCTGGGGCGCCGGCCGCTCGTGCACCGGGGCGGGCTCCTGCGGTTCGGCCCTGACCGGTGCCGGGTGGGTGATCAGCTGCTCGGGGATCAGCACCACCACGCCGGTGCCGCCCCGGGCGGACGGGCGGAACGAGATCTGCAGGCCGTGCTTGCGGGCCAGTACGCCGACCACGGCCAGGCCGAGCCGGGTACCGGCGGAGAGCGCGGTGAGGTCCAGCGGTTCGGCGGAGACGGCGGCCTCGGCTCGCTTCAGCCAGCTCTCGCCGAGGCCGAGTCCACCGTCCTCGACCGTGATCACCAGCCCGGAGTGCGCCTCTTCGACGTAGACGTGCACCTCGGCCGGCGGGGCGGAGAAGTTGGCGGCGTTGTCCAGCAGTTCGGCCAGCGCGTGCATCACGCCCTCGGCGGCGTACCCGGCCACCGCGGCCGTGCTGGCCGAGTGCAGCCGGACCCGCTGGTACGCGCCGATCCGGCCGAGCGCGCCGCGCAGGATCGACTCCACGCCGATCGGCCTGGTCCACCGACGGCCGGAGCGGGCGCCGGTGAGCACCGCGATCGAGTCCGCCATCCTGCCCGCCTGGGCGGTGGCGTGATCGAGCGTCAGCAGGTCGCCGAGTACCTCCTCGCCGTGCCGGTGCTGCATCTCGCGCAGCTCCGCGTGCATGCTGGTGGCGAGCGCCTGGACCCGGCCCGCGGCGGTCGCGCAGACCGCCAGCGCGGCGGCCCGCTGCCGCTCGCCGCGGCCGATCTCGGTGGCCACGGTGCGCAACAGCGCGGCGTGCGGCAGTGCGCGGTGCGGGGCCAGCACGGTCTCCACCGAGCTGCCGGACCGCAGTCGGCCGACCACCTCGGGCAGCACCTCGGCGGACAGCCGGTCGAGGGCCGCCCGCTCCCGGCGGTCCCGTTCGACCGACTCGCGCAGTTCCTCGGCCTCGGCCCGGGCGGCGGCCAGTCCGGCTTCGGCGGAGCGGAGGTCGGCGTGCGCCGCGTCGGCCTCGGCCCGGGTGGCGGCCAGCGCCGCGCGCAGTTCGGCGGCGGCGTAGTGCGCCGCGCTCAACTCGGCGTGCAGGGTGGCGGCGTGGCCGGTGGTGACGGTCAGTTCGGCGCGGGTGGCGTCGAGTTCCTCGGTGCTCCGGTGGGCCCGGCCGAGCTGGCGGCAGGCCAGCGCGAGCAGCCCGCACCAGAGCAGCAGCGCTCCGCCGACGGTGCCGGCCACGGCCGACTGGTGCGCGGCGGGCGCCAGCGCGACCGCGGCCGCGCCGCCACCGGCGCCGACCAGCAGGCCGACCGCGGCCCACCAGGCGGTGCTGCCGTTCGAACGGCGGACTGACGCGCCTCGGTCGGGGCGCGTGCGAGCTCTCATCAGTCTGATCCTCGGGGGCGGACGGCTGCGGGAGGGCGGACGACAGCGCACCACCCGTCACGCTCTGGGCGGTTGATCAGTACACGCGGTCAGCAGATCATATCTATTCACCTCTTGTACTCAACCCCGCATCTGACGCCCTGTCCGACTTTCGGACACCGTCCGTGACGATCCGGCAGACGGTGTCCGAACGACAGCGTCACCGTCCCGACAGCGCCTCCAGCTCCCGCCGCAGACCGTCCGGATCGATCCCCCGCTCCGTGACCAGCGTCACGGCCGGCCCCTCGCCCGCCCGGAGCAGGCCGAGCAGCAGGTGCCGGACCCCGATCTCCTTCTCCTTCAGCCGCAGCGCCTCCCGCAGCGAGAGCTCCAGCACCTTCTTGGCCTCCGCCGTGAACGGCCGGTGGTCACCCTTGAACCAGCCCCGCCGGCGCGGCTCCTCGCGCGCCCCGCTCAGCGCCCCCTCGCCGAACTCGGCCTCCACCGCCGCCCGGACGGCGTCCAGGTCCACCCCGATCGAGGCCAGCGCCTCCGCGTCACTCCCGGGATCGGGCCTCCGGGCCAGTTCGGCCCGGGCGGCCGCGTGATCCAGCCCCTTCGCCACCAGCAGCGCCGCCGCCGGATCGGACGGATCGGCCAGCACCGCGAGCAGCAGGTGCTCGGCGCCGATCCGGTCGTGCCTCAACTCCCGCGCCTCGGCCTGGGCCTGCACGACCACCTGCCGCGCCGCCGCCGTGAACCGCTCGAACATCCCTCAGCCTCCGTCCCGCTTGGCGTGCTTCTTGTGTACGGCCTGCCTGCTGACGCCCAGACAGACCGCGATCTCCTGCCAGGACCAGCCCTGGCCACGTGCGTTCCCGACCTGGAGGTCCTCCAGCCGGTCCGCCAACTCCCGCAGGGCGCGGACGGCGCGCAGGCCGACCGCCGGGTCACGACTGCTCGCGGCTGCCGCGAGCTGCTTGGTGTCGCTCATGGTGTCAACATAGGTTGACAGCTCGCGCTTGTCAACCAAAGTTGACGCCCGGCGGCACCCGCTACGGTCGTGCCATGACCACCACGTCCACCGAGACCGGCGCCGGGGCCCTGCTGCGCGACTGGCGGGAACGGCGCGGCCTCAGCCAGCTCCAGCTCGCCCTCGGCGCGGACTCCTCCGCCCGGCACATCAGCTTCATCGAGACCGGCCGTTCCCGCCCCGGCCAGGACCTGCTGCTCCGACTCGCCGAACACCTCGACATCCCGGTCCGCGAACGCAACTCCCTGCTGCTCGCCGCCGGTTACGCCCCGCACTACGCCGAGACCCCGCTCGACGACCCCGCCCTGGACGCCCTGCGCTCCGGCATGGAACAGCTGCTCGCCGCCCACGAGCCCTACCCCGCCCTGATCGTCGACGGCACCTACCGGGTGCTCGCCGCCAACCGCGGCATCGCCCTGCTGCTCGACGGCGTCGACCCCGCGCTGCTCGCCCCGCCGATGAACGCCATGCGGATCACCCTGCACCCCCAGGGCCTCGCTCCCCGGATCCGCAACCTGCGCCAGTGGCGGGCCCACCTGCTGGAGCAGATGGAGCGTCAGATCGCCCTGGTCCGCTCCGAACCGCTGCGCGCCCTCTACGAGGAGGTCCACGGCTACCCCGTACCCGCCGAGGACGAGTCGCAGGACGCCTCCGCGCTCTTCCCGTTCGCCCTCCCGCTCCGGTTCGAGCACGGCGGGCGGGTGCTGTCCTTCCTCTCCACCATCTCGACCTTCAACACCCCCATGGACGTGACCGTCTCCGAGCTGGCCATGGAGACCTTCCTCCCGGCCGACCCGGAGACCGCGTCCTACCTGCGCGAGGTGCTGCCGTGACCGTCGCCGCCGGCCTGCTAGCGCTCTGACCGCGCCACCGAGCGCAGCGCCCGCCACTGCAGCGCCGCGAACCCCGCGACGGTGGCGGCCTGCATCGGGATCCACACCAGCCCGACGGTGCTCGGCTCGAACCAGACCACCATCGCCACGACGCTCAGCACCGACCACAGCAGATTCGCGTCCACCAACACCTTCACCACCGCCGCCGACGGCACCCGCCGACTCGCCAGGAACCCCACCCCGGCACCGAACAGCAGCAGGAACGCCCCGATGTCCAGCAGCACCATCCGGTCGATCCCGAGCAACTCCCCGAGCGGCCCCGAGAACGCCAGGTAGGCGAGCCCGTTCCCGCCGGTCACCACGGCGTCCAGCGCCAGCACCTTGCGCAGCCAGCCCTGCCCTGCGTCGGTCGAACGAGCAGTACCGGCAAGCGAGTTCACAGCCATGACGAACAACCTCCGAGTGGTCGGTAGGCCCTCCCGGGGTCCTCCCCGGCGGCCTGAGACCAGCCTGCCGGGCGGGCGCGTCAGGGTCGATTACCCGTCAGGTAATGCGGGCCGAGGCGTCAGCCACGCTGGATTCCGGTGGTGTCCAGCAGCAGCCCCCTGCGCCCGTCCTGGGTCCGCACCAGGAACGCCTCTCCCCGCCGCTCGACCGCCAAGTGCCAGACCCCGACCTCCAGTTGCGCCACCTGCGCCAAGGAGCCGTCCTGCCCCAGCAGCGGACGCACCTCGGGCACCGCGAACCAGAACGGCTCGAAGTCGGGCTCGGGCTGGGCCAGCACCGCACCGGCGAGCCGCTGGACTCTGCGCAGGGTGCGCTCGACCATCTCCTCCGCCACCGTGCTGCCGGCGCGCTCGAGCTCCTCTGTGTCGCGCAGCAACCCGATGCGCCCGTCCTGGGTCCGCACCAGCAAGCCCTCCTTCCGCTGCTCGACCGCCAGATGCCAGACGCCTGGCGCGAGCACCGCCGCCGTGGTCAGCTCCCCGTTCAGTGCCAGCAGCGCACGCCGCCGGGGCACCGCGAACCAGAACGCGTCGAACACCGGCAGCGCGTCCACCGGGGCTTCCGGCGCGCTGTCCCCGCGCTGGATCCACCCGGTGTCCAACAGCAGCCCCCTGCGACCGTCCGGGATCTGGGCGAGGAAGGCCCCACCTCGCTGCTCAAGCGCCAAGTACCAGACGCCCGGTACGAGTTCCGCCAACGGCGTCAGCGATCCGTCCTGCCCCAGCAGTGGACGTTTCTCCGGCACCGCGAACCAGACCGGCTTGAAGTCCGGATCGGGCTCGGCCGCCATCGCGTTCGCGATGCCCTGCGCAGTCTGCACCATCTCCCGGACCCGGGTTTCGGTCTCCAAACGGACCTGCTCCGCCTCCTGGCGGACCTGCTCCGCGTGCTTCTCCAGCTCGGCCAGCCAGACCGCGGGCTCGCTCTGCGGTGAGAGCGGTGAGGCCAGGTCGAGCGTGGGCGACGGCCGGACCACCGGCGTCCTGGCCCGGTTGCGGGCTATCACGATCAGCCCACCGGCGTTGCGGTTGCGCTGCTGCGGCAGCGGCCGGGACTTGGCGGCCAGCACGCTGTGCAGGTGCCGGTAGAGGAAGCCCATGTCGAGCAGATCGGGACCGCCCGGCACCCCTTCGGCCAGCGTGGTGATCAACTCGCCGGTGAACGCCGTGTACTGCTCGTCGGGTGGGGACAGCGCCGGGCGGGTCTCGGCGGACGCCGTCAGCAGGCAGGTCCCCTCGACGACGGCCCGGTCCGCGATCTGCGCGCCCGCGCCCATCTTCCCGACCAGGGCCCGTCCGCTGTAGCAGCAGTCCAGGATCACCACGGTCCGCTGGGCCCGGGCCTGCGGGTCTAGCACCGCCCTGCGCAGGTACTCGTACCGCAGCGAGGTGTACTCGCGCTCGCGGTCCGAATCCGGCAACGCCAGGTACAGCTCGTCGGTGTGAGGATCCGTCAGCCCGTGCCCCGCGTAGTAGATCAACAGGGTGTCCCGGGCCTCCCGGGCCCTCTCCCGCACCGTGTCGAGCACCTGCCCGGCACTGGTCGGCTGCGAGATCACGGTGCACGCCTCGCCGGGGAGCCCCCACACCGCGGGATCGGTCAGCACTCCCTTCAGCCCCGCCAGGTTGTACGCGACCGCCGGCAGGTTCTCCAGGTTCCGGTAGCCGTGAACCCCGACGAGCACCGCCTGCGAGCGGGCCGGGTCCGACAGCTCGGTCACCGCTGCTCGGTCTCCCCACCCGCTACGGCGCCGTCGTTCCAGACCCGCAGGATCCGCTCGACCTCCTCGGGCGAGGCGTCCTGCAGGGTGACCACCACCCCGTTCCGCTCCAACCGCACCTGCGGCGGCCGCGACCGCGAGCCCCGCCAGGCAGCCACCGCAGTG
This genomic interval from Kitasatospora gansuensis contains the following:
- a CDS encoding roadblock/LC7 domain-containing protein → MSSTDRDLDWLLENLLAATPGARHALVLSADGLKLCHTADLSTDQADQLAAIASGMQSLAHGASIEFGDRTGGVRQSMTEFHGGILCIVAAGEGAHLAVVTDESADVGVVGHNMYGLVEQIGTYLTAPARESA
- a CDS encoding sensor histidine kinase, whose translation is MRARTRPDRGASVRRSNGSTAWWAAVGLLVGAGGGAAAVALAPAAHQSAVAGTVGGALLLWCGLLALACRQLGRAHRSTEELDATRAELTVTTGHAATLHAELSAAHYAAAELRAALAATRAEADAAHADLRSAEAGLAAARAEAEELRESVERDRRERAALDRLSAEVLPEVVGRLRSGSSVETVLAPHRALPHAALLRTVATEIGRGERQRAAALAVCATAAGRVQALATSMHAELREMQHRHGEEVLGDLLTLDHATAQAGRMADSIAVLTGARSGRRWTRPIGVESILRGALGRIGAYQRVRLHSASTAAVAGYAAEGVMHALAELLDNAANFSAPPAEVHVYVEEAHSGLVITVEDGGLGLGESWLKRAEAAVSAEPLDLTALSAGTRLGLAVVGVLARKHGLQISFRPSARGGTGVVVLIPEQLITHPAPVRAEPQEPAPVHERPAPQPVSQPAVEITESTENGLPQRRRGQTLSTALSTAPEATPAAQPVRTDAAVAAARFGAFRRALQAGPGATPDDASQKDDSR
- a CDS encoding RNA polymerase subunit sigma-70, whose product is MSDTKQLAAAASSRDPAVGLRAVRALRELADRLEDLQVGNARGQGWSWQEIAVCLGVSRQAVHKKHAKRDGG
- a CDS encoding GTP-binding protein → MDSNGSDTALLARSAAPLRSTASDGLKIVVVGGFGVGKTTLVGSVSEIRPLNTEETMTKAGEGVDDLTGVAGKRSTTVAFDFGRITLDDRHVLYLFGAPGQERFWFLWERLFAGALGAVVLVDTRRLAESWYAIDRLEHHGTPFVVARNNFGEPEHSLAEVRAALDLPEHVPLIDCDARDRDSGKQVLIGLVRHIQQLAVRELEETP
- a CDS encoding caspase family protein, translating into MTELSDPARSQAVLVGVHGYRNLENLPAVAYNLAGLKGVLTDPAVWGLPGEACTVISQPTSAGQVLDTVRERAREARDTLLIYYAGHGLTDPHTDELYLALPDSDREREYTSLRYEYLRRAVLDPQARAQRTVVILDCCYSGRALVGKMGAGAQIADRAVVEGTCLLTASAETRPALSPPDEQYTAFTGELITTLAEGVPGGPDLLDMGFLYRHLHSVLAAKSRPLPQQRNRNAGGLIVIARNRARTPVVRPSPTLDLASPLSPQSEPAVWLAELEKHAEQVRQEAEQVRLETETRVREMVQTAQGIANAMAAEPDPDFKPVWFAVPEKRPLLGQDGSLTPLAELVPGVWYLALEQRGGAFLAQIPDGRRGLLLDTGWIQRGDSAPEAPVDALPVFDAFWFAVPRRRALLALNGELTTAAVLAPGVWHLAVEQRKEGLLVRTQDGRIGLLRDTEELERAGSTVAEEMVERTLRRVQRLAGAVLAQPEPDFEPFWFAVPEVRPLLGQDGSLAQVAQLEVGVWHLAVERRGEAFLVRTQDGRRGLLLDTTGIQRG
- a CDS encoding helix-turn-helix domain-containing protein; the encoded protein is MTTTSTETGAGALLRDWRERRGLSQLQLALGADSSARHISFIETGRSRPGQDLLLRLAEHLDIPVRERNSLLLAAGYAPHYAETPLDDPALDALRSGMEQLLAAHEPYPALIVDGTYRVLAANRGIALLLDGVDPALLAPPMNAMRITLHPQGLAPRIRNLRQWRAHLLEQMERQIALVRSEPLRALYEEVHGYPVPAEDESQDASALFPFALPLRFEHGGRVLSFLSTISTFNTPMDVTVSELAMETFLPADPETASYLREVLP
- a CDS encoding DUF742 domain-containing protein; the encoded protein is MSTGRGLPGPDDSPDRLYTVTKGRSRPPEQAFDLVTLIVAEREPTPGMQSEHVRILEICADPTAVVELAAELALPVSVVKILLGDLLEAGRITARHPRFAPSKARLPDLDTLKQVLNGLQRL
- a CDS encoding Clp protease N-terminal domain-containing protein yields the protein MFERFTAAARQVVVQAQAEARELRHDRIGAEHLLLAVLADPSDPAAALLVAKGLDHAAARAELARRPDPGSDAEALASIGVDLDAVRAAVEAEFGEGALSGAREEPRRRGWFKGDHRPFTAEAKKVLELSLREALRLKEKEIGVRHLLLGLLRAGEGPAVTLVTERGIDPDGLRRELEALSGR